In Sulfitobacter sp. OXR-159, one DNA window encodes the following:
- the hfq gene encoding RNA chaperone Hfq produces the protein MASDRQNLQDAFLNHVRKTKVPVTIFLINGVKLQGVITWFDNFCVLLRRDGQSQLVYKHAISTIMPSQPISLYEGEDAS, from the coding sequence ATGGCGTCAGACAGACAGAACCTTCAGGATGCGTTCCTAAACCACGTTCGCAAGACCAAAGTACCGGTGACAATTTTCCTGATCAATGGCGTCAAATTGCAAGGCGTGATTACCTGGTTTGACAACTTCTGCGTTCTGCTGCGCCGCGACGGTCAATCGCAACTTGTCTACAAGCACGCGATTTCGACCATCATGCCAAGCCAGCCGATCAGCCTTTATGAGGGCGAAGACGCTTCTTGA
- the hemB gene encoding porphobilinogen synthase, translating to MQPVHAPFPATRLRRTRANAGIRALVRENDLHLGDLIWPVFVREGEGVEEPIPSMPGVMRRSVDTLVAAVREAADLGIGTVCVFPYTGPEDRTEDCARAWDPQNATNRAIAAIKEAMPQMVVMTDVALDTYNINGHDGFVEDGIIVNDRTVEALVKMALAQAEAGADIIGPSDMMDGRIGAIRDALEQAGHHDVMILSYAAKYASAFYGPFRDAVGASSALTGDKKTYQMDPANSDEALRLVARDLSEGADMVMVKPGMPYLDICRRVKDAFGAPTFAYQVSGEYSMIRGAADQGWIDGERAMMESLLAFKRAGCDGVLTYFAPDVARLLAKSA from the coding sequence ATGCAACCCGTCCACGCCCCCTTCCCCGCCACGCGCCTGCGCCGCACCCGTGCCAACGCCGGTATTCGCGCGCTGGTCCGCGAGAATGACCTGCATCTGGGCGATCTGATCTGGCCGGTTTTCGTGCGCGAAGGCGAAGGCGTGGAAGAACCGATCCCCTCCATGCCCGGGGTCATGCGCCGCTCGGTCGACACGCTGGTCGCGGCGGTGCGCGAGGCGGCGGATCTCGGCATCGGTACGGTCTGTGTCTTTCCCTATACCGGCCCCGAGGACCGGACCGAGGATTGCGCCCGCGCATGGGATCCGCAAAACGCCACCAACCGCGCCATCGCGGCGATCAAAGAGGCCATGCCGCAGATGGTGGTGATGACCGATGTGGCGCTGGACACCTATAACATCAACGGCCACGATGGTTTTGTCGAAGATGGCATCATCGTGAATGACCGCACGGTTGAGGCGCTGGTCAAGATGGCGCTGGCCCAAGCCGAAGCGGGTGCCGATATCATCGGACCGTCAGACATGATGGACGGGCGCATCGGCGCGATCCGCGACGCTCTTGAGCAGGCCGGGCATCATGACGTGATGATCCTGAGCTATGCCGCCAAATACGCCAGCGCCTTTTACGGCCCGTTCCGCGATGCGGTGGGTGCCTCTTCAGCCCTGACCGGCGACAAAAAGACCTATCAGATGGATCCCGCCAACAGCGACGAAGCCCTGCGGCTGGTGGCGCGCGACCTGTCGGAAGGCGCGGATATGGTCATGGTCAAACCCGGCATGCCTTACCTTGATATCTGCCGCCGTGTGAAAGACGCCTTTGGCGCGCCGACCTTTGCCTATCAGGTCTCGGGAGAATACAGCATGATCCGGGGCGCGGCGGACCAAGGGTGGATCGACGGCGAACGCGCAATGATGGAGAGCCTTTTGGCCTTTAAGCGCGCAGGTTGTGATGGGGTGCTCACCTACTTTGCCCCCGATGTTGCCCGGCTTTTGGCCAAAAGCGCGTGA
- a CDS encoding component of SufBCD complex — protein sequence MDWYQTLFEMIDMRSFSNLWFWIALAVMWSTASHWVLGVPFDMVLRARRYGGEAQADLEDIVRINVNRLLYISQVSGLWLLGLGFFVLTSLVLLGFVYAIEFAQALLLLGFPMSLVGLLSLSTARLIRIEGSTGDVLQRRLMRHRLYTQIIGMFSIFVTALWGMYQNLSIGPLAG from the coding sequence TTGGACTGGTACCAGACCCTTTTCGAAATGATTGACATGCGCTCTTTCTCGAACCTTTGGTTCTGGATCGCGCTGGCTGTGATGTGGTCGACCGCAAGCCATTGGGTGCTGGGCGTGCCCTTTGACATGGTGCTGCGTGCCCGACGTTATGGGGGCGAGGCGCAGGCCGATCTCGAAGACATCGTGCGGATCAACGTGAACCGGCTGCTCTATATCTCGCAGGTCTCGGGGCTTTGGCTCTTGGGGCTGGGTTTTTTCGTGCTGACCTCTCTGGTGCTTTTGGGGTTCGTCTATGCCATCGAATTCGCCCAGGCCCTGCTGCTGCTGGGGTTCCCCATGTCGCTGGTCGGGCTGCTGAGCCTCTCGACCGCGCGGCTGATCCGCATCGAAGGCTCCACCGGCGACGTGTTGCAGCGGCGCTTGATGCGGCACCGACTTTATACCCAGATCATCGGCATGTTCTCGATCTTCGTGACCGCCCTTTGGGGAATGTATCAAAATCTAAGCATTGGCCCGCTGGCGGGTTGA
- a CDS encoding NAD(P)-dependent oxidoreductase: protein MAKLAFLGLGVMGAPMAGHLQKAGHEVTVYNRTEAKAEDWVKTYGGAMAKTPRAAAKDADFVIACVGNDDDLRSVCLGEDGAFGGMTAGAIFVDHTTVSAAVTRELYAAADNAQVSFVDAPISGGQAGAENGQLSIMCGGDEGAFDRALPIMEVYSKICRRIGDSGAGQMAKMCNQIAIAGLVQGLSEALHFAEKAGLDGRAVVEVISQGAAGSWQMANRYETMLDDEFNHGFAVDWMRKDLGICLDTADETGASLPVTALVDQFYKDVQKQGGGRWDTSSLIKRLRAMG, encoded by the coding sequence ATGGCAAAGCTCGCGTTTTTGGGACTGGGGGTCATGGGGGCTCCGATGGCGGGGCATCTGCAAAAGGCCGGCCACGAGGTAACCGTCTACAACCGCACCGAAGCCAAGGCCGAAGACTGGGTTAAAACCTATGGCGGCGCCATGGCCAAGACCCCGCGCGCGGCGGCAAAGGATGCGGATTTCGTGATCGCCTGCGTGGGCAATGACGATGACCTGCGCTCGGTCTGTCTGGGAGAGGACGGGGCCTTTGGCGGCATGACGGCGGGGGCGATCTTTGTCGATCACACGACCGTTTCAGCGGCCGTCACGCGCGAACTTTACGCCGCTGCCGATAACGCACAGGTGAGCTTTGTCGACGCGCCGATTTCGGGCGGTCAGGCAGGAGCGGAAAACGGCCAATTGTCGATCATGTGCGGCGGAGATGAGGGCGCCTTTGACCGGGCGCTGCCGATCATGGAGGTCTACTCCAAGATTTGCCGCCGCATCGGCGACAGTGGCGCAGGCCAGATGGCCAAGATGTGCAACCAGATCGCCATCGCCGGGCTGGTGCAGGGCCTCTCTGAGGCGCTGCATTTCGCCGAGAAGGCGGGCCTTGATGGCCGGGCTGTGGTTGAGGTGATCAGTCAAGGTGCCGCTGGGTCATGGCAGATGGCGAACCGCTATGAGACCATGCTGGACGATGAGTTTAACCACGGTTTCGCGGTGGATTGGATGCGCAAGGATCTGGGTATCTGTCTGGACACAGCGGATGAGACAGGGGCGAGCCTTCCGGTCACGGCGCTGGTCGATCAGTTTTATAAAGACGTGCAAAAGCAGGGCGGCGGGCGTTGGGATACATCGAGCCTGATCAAACGCCTGCGCGCCATGGGCTAA
- a CDS encoding DUF2177 family protein — MTLVILYISTVVVFLGLDYLGLTYLIKPVFERDIGGWLLDEFRVAPALIFYAFFVAVVLWFVSWPAMTGDHSLLWVFGNALLIGAMGYGTYEFTNLATLKDWTWAMVARDFAWGSVLTGTAATAGVAITRALT, encoded by the coding sequence ATGACACTCGTCATCCTTTATATTTCAACGGTCGTTGTCTTCCTCGGGTTGGACTACCTTGGGTTGACCTATCTCATCAAACCTGTGTTTGAGCGGGACATTGGCGGTTGGCTGCTTGACGAGTTTCGCGTGGCCCCGGCGCTGATTTTCTACGCCTTCTTCGTGGCGGTGGTGCTGTGGTTCGTGTCTTGGCCTGCGATGACAGGGGATCATTCGCTGCTTTGGGTCTTTGGCAATGCGCTGCTGATCGGCGCGATGGGCTATGGCACCTATGAGTTCACCAATCTGGCGACGCTCAAGGATTGGACATGGGCCATGGTGGCGCGAGACTTCGCCTGGGGGTCGGTCCTGACCGGCACGGCGGCAACCGCAGGCGTGGCGATCACCCGCGCGCTGACCTAG
- a CDS encoding penicillin acylase family protein has protein sequence MALMFRWLIRLAVFLVTLSVVVLLLVYWFAARSLPDYDDTVQVQGVTAPVEIVRDNANVPHIFGETDEDVFYGLGFAHAQDRLWQLITLRRTAQGRLSEVFGTATVTTDKLMRRYDIYRLAVAAAGELDPETDAALEAYSAGINARLDQINTEALGRGAPEMWLFNAPMAPWRPADSLAVTKLMGLQMSGHLEAEVLRARVSLELSDQDRLRDILPDAPGSGVAALPEYAALFPDVTTRHAAAAPMDSHPLSPFKRQAFAGASNAWAAAPSRSAAGGTLLANDPHLGFTAPAIWYLARLELETGGVIGGTIPGMPVVLTGRSADLGWGLTTAYVDDQDVYIEELNPDNTEEYRTPDGFKKFRKRSSIINIADADPITVTLRWTDNGPVLPGSHYNLGSITPPGHVASVASTLFTEKDTSLAAAMKVMRAKSVQQAINAATDYVAPAQNLTLVDRDTIAMKTIGAMPRRDANHQSEGRMPSPGWIAANRWDGMLPYTANPEFIAPAGGILGNTNNKTVDRPFPNHVSFVWGDTQRVQRWQRLMQNREVHTRDSFIEAQLDTVSPTARALLPLIGAELWFTGEAAPDGTPERQRQRALDLLAGWSGEMNEHLPEPLIYAAWIRALQDRLIRDELGPLAEEFTHVQPLFIERAFRDVQGAAKWCDVRQSAPVETCHDMARLALDDALLWIKETWGTQLESLRWGDAHQATHDHPVLGDVPLLRYFVNIRQSTSGGDNTLQRGLTRGTGKDPFYNVHGAGYRGVYDFADPDSSVFVTSTGQSGHFLSRHYDDMAQLWRRGEYIPMSLDAELARAAAVGVTRLEPAQ, from the coding sequence ATGGCATTGATGTTTCGCTGGCTTATCCGATTGGCGGTGTTTCTCGTCACGTTGAGCGTCGTGGTTTTGTTGCTGGTCTACTGGTTCGCCGCGCGGTCGCTGCCCGATTATGACGATACGGTTCAGGTTCAAGGCGTCACCGCCCCGGTCGAGATCGTGCGCGACAACGCCAATGTGCCGCATATCTTTGGCGAAACCGACGAAGACGTATTTTATGGCCTTGGCTTCGCCCATGCCCAAGACCGGCTGTGGCAGTTGATCACCCTACGGCGCACTGCACAGGGGCGTCTGTCTGAGGTTTTCGGCACCGCCACCGTCACCACCGACAAGCTGATGCGGCGCTATGACATTTACCGTCTTGCCGTGGCAGCGGCTGGTGAGCTTGACCCCGAAACCGACGCGGCACTTGAGGCCTATTCCGCCGGGATCAACGCCCGCCTAGATCAGATCAACACCGAAGCCCTGGGCCGTGGCGCGCCCGAGATGTGGCTGTTCAATGCGCCCATGGCCCCGTGGCGGCCCGCCGACTCATTGGCCGTGACCAAGCTGATGGGCCTGCAGATGTCGGGCCACCTAGAGGCCGAAGTGCTGCGCGCGCGGGTATCATTGGAGTTGAGCGACCAAGATCGCCTGCGCGACATCCTGCCGGATGCGCCGGGCAGCGGGGTCGCCGCCCTGCCTGAATATGCCGCCCTCTTTCCTGACGTGACGACGCGCCACGCCGCCGCAGCGCCCATGGACAGTCATCCGCTGTCGCCTTTCAAACGGCAGGCCTTCGCCGGTGCGTCCAACGCTTGGGCCGCAGCGCCGTCGCGCTCTGCCGCGGGCGGCACGCTTTTGGCCAATGATCCGCACTTGGGGTTCACCGCCCCGGCGATCTGGTATCTGGCCCGGCTGGAGCTTGAGACCGGCGGCGTGATCGGCGGCACGATACCCGGCATGCCCGTGGTCCTGACAGGCCGCAGCGCCGATCTGGGCTGGGGGCTGACCACCGCCTATGTCGACGACCAAGACGTCTATATCGAAGAGCTGAACCCCGACAATACCGAGGAATACCGCACTCCCGACGGGTTCAAGAAATTCCGCAAACGCTCATCCATCATCAATATCGCTGACGCCGATCCGATCACCGTCACCCTGCGGTGGACCGACAACGGACCGGTGCTGCCGGGCAGCCATTACAACCTTGGCAGTATCACGCCGCCGGGGCATGTGGCCTCTGTCGCCTCGACCCTCTTTACCGAAAAAGACACCTCGCTTGCTGCCGCGATGAAGGTGATGCGCGCGAAATCGGTGCAGCAGGCGATCAATGCCGCGACCGATTATGTGGCACCCGCGCAGAACCTCACGCTGGTTGATCGAGACACCATCGCCATGAAAACCATCGGCGCCATGCCGCGCCGCGATGCCAATCACCAAAGCGAAGGGCGCATGCCCAGCCCCGGCTGGATCGCCGCCAATCGCTGGGATGGAATGCTGCCCTATACCGCCAACCCTGAGTTCATCGCCCCCGCGGGCGGCATCCTCGGCAACACCAACAACAAAACGGTCGACCGCCCCTTCCCCAACCACGTCTCCTTTGTCTGGGGCGACACGCAGCGGGTGCAACGCTGGCAGCGGCTGATGCAGAACCGCGAGGTTCATACCCGCGACAGTTTCATCGAAGCGCAGCTTGATACGGTCAGCCCCACGGCCCGCGCGCTCCTGCCGCTCATCGGAGCTGAGCTTTGGTTCACCGGAGAGGCTGCCCCCGATGGCACACCCGAACGCCAACGCCAGCGCGCACTGGATCTGCTGGCAGGCTGGTCGGGTGAAATGAACGAACACCTGCCCGAGCCGCTGATCTATGCCGCATGGATCCGCGCCCTGCAGGACCGTCTTATCCGGGATGAACTGGGGCCACTGGCCGAAGAATTCACTCACGTTCAGCCGCTCTTTATCGAACGCGCTTTCCGCGATGTGCAAGGCGCTGCGAAATGGTGCGACGTGCGCCAATCCGCGCCAGTCGAGACGTGCCATGACATGGCGCGACTGGCATTGGACGACGCCCTGCTCTGGATCAAAGAGACTTGGGGCACGCAGTTGGAATCCCTCCGCTGGGGCGACGCGCATCAGGCGACCCATGATCACCCCGTTTTGGGCGACGTGCCGCTGCTGCGCTACTTCGTGAACATCCGCCAGTCGACCTCGGGCGGGGACAATACCCTGCAACGGGGGCTGACCCGCGGCACCGGCAAAGACCCGTTCTATAATGTGCATGGTGCAGGCTACCGCGGGGTTTACGATTTCGCTGATCCCGACAGTTCGGTTTTTGTCACCTCCACCGGGCAATCGGGGCATTTCCTGTCGCGCCATTACGACGACATGGCGCAACTCTGGCGGCGGGGGGAATATATCCCGATGTCACTCGACGCCGAACTGGCCCGCGCCGCCGCCGTGGGCGTGACCCGTCTGGAGCCTGCCCAATGA
- a CDS encoding TrkH family potassium uptake protein — protein MTQTTSIGPTGIRREIVQLPLFLQLFGVSALSMILPSIHGLVMNDHLASRAFLYAGLLGLVAFTLIAIAHAGRKPLDGALGPLLSLLSAFVFLPVFFAVPFLEALPTTRFMNVYFEMVSALTTTGATMFNPERLSDTLHLWRAQVGWMGGLLMWVTASAILAPLHLGGFEVTAQAEPGRPDDRIGARMGRITPRQRLLRTTQALLPIYFGLTLLLWLLLVIGGETGLVALCHAMSVMATSGISPIGGVAEAQVGVTGEAVMMLFMLFALSRLTFSKDTVTATQGGLMTDPEFRIGLLVVIGVPLLLFARHWIGAFEVEVEVDGTRALHALWGGLFTVLSFLSTTGFVSEHWAEAQNWSGLRTPGLVLMGLALIGGGVATTAGGVKLLRVFALYQNGVREMDRLVYPNSVSGAGAAGRRLQSNGAFIAWIFFMLFAMSLAGVTLLLTLTGASFDAAVVMSVATLSTTGPLIEHAADKPIHLIELGVAAKIILSGAMVLGRLETLAIIALMTPNLWRA, from the coding sequence GTGACGCAAACGACCAGCATAGGGCCGACCGGCATCCGCCGGGAGATCGTGCAGCTGCCGCTGTTCTTGCAATTGTTCGGCGTCTCTGCCCTGTCGATGATCCTGCCGTCGATCCACGGGCTGGTGATGAATGACCATCTGGCCAGCCGTGCCTTTCTCTATGCTGGCCTGCTGGGGCTTGTGGCCTTCACGCTTATCGCCATCGCCCATGCCGGGCGCAAACCCTTGGACGGCGCGCTTGGGCCGCTCTTGTCGCTGCTGTCGGCCTTTGTGTTCCTGCCGGTCTTTTTCGCAGTGCCCTTCCTTGAGGCGCTGCCGACCACGCGGTTTATGAACGTCTATTTCGAGATGGTGAGCGCCCTGACCACCACCGGGGCCACGATGTTCAACCCCGAACGGTTGAGCGACACCCTGCATCTGTGGCGCGCGCAGGTCGGTTGGATGGGCGGGCTGCTCATGTGGGTCACGGCCTCGGCCATTCTGGCCCCGCTGCATTTGGGCGGCTTTGAGGTGACGGCGCAGGCCGAACCGGGGCGGCCCGATGACCGTATCGGCGCCCGCATGGGCCGGATCACCCCGCGCCAACGGCTGCTGCGCACCACGCAGGCTTTGCTGCCGATCTATTTCGGGCTGACGCTGCTGCTTTGGCTCTTGCTGGTCATCGGTGGAGAGACGGGCTTGGTGGCGCTCTGTCATGCCATGTCGGTGATGGCGACCTCGGGCATTTCGCCCATCGGTGGCGTGGCCGAAGCGCAGGTCGGCGTCACCGGCGAGGCGGTGATGATGCTGTTTATGCTCTTCGCCCTGTCGCGGCTGACCTTTTCCAAAGATACCGTGACCGCGACCCAAGGCGGGCTGATGACCGACCCAGAGTTCCGCATCGGTCTTTTGGTGGTGATCGGCGTGCCTTTGCTGCTCTTCGCACGCCACTGGATCGGCGCCTTTGAGGTTGAGGTCGAGGTTGACGGCACCCGCGCTTTGCACGCGCTTTGGGGCGGACTGTTTACCGTGCTGTCCTTCCTGTCGACGACCGGTTTCGTCTCTGAACATTGGGCCGAGGCGCAGAATTGGTCGGGGCTGCGCACGCCGGGGCTGGTGCTGATGGGACTTGCACTGATCGGCGGCGGGGTGGCCACCACGGCGGGCGGGGTCAAGCTTTTGCGGGTCTTCGCGCTCTATCAAAACGGGGTGCGGGAGATGGACAGACTGGTCTATCCCAATTCGGTCAGCGGCGCGGGGGCCGCCGGGCGTCGCTTGCAAAGCAACGGGGCCTTCATCGCGTGGATCTTCTTTATGCTCTTCGCGATGTCACTCGCCGGGGTGACCCTGCTGCTGACCCTGACTGGCGCGTCCTTTGATGCGGCGGTGGTCATGTCGGTGGCCACGCTCTCCACCACCGGGCCGCTGATCGAACATGCCGCGGACAAACCGATCCATTTGATCGAACTGGGCGTGGCCGCGAAAATCATCCTCAGCGGAGCAATGGTGCTGGGTCGGCTGGAAACCTTGGCGATTATTGCGCTGATGACCCCGAATTTGTGGCGCGCTTGA
- a CDS encoding GNAT family N-acetyltransferase translates to MQIRKLEARDAAAFHALRLEGLRIHPEAFGASFEEEANLTLADVAKRLGSGCVFGGFSDAGHLEGIVGLAQSQSPKIRHIATIWGMFVRPRARGAGLAVALMEAAIAEAFADCTSIRLSVVSRNQAALRLYERMGFTTWAVDTEALYVNGVYHDEVLMRRSRS, encoded by the coding sequence ATGCAAATTCGGAAACTTGAGGCCCGTGATGCCGCTGCCTTTCATGCGCTCAGGCTCGAAGGATTGCGAATCCACCCAGAGGCCTTTGGTGCATCCTTTGAGGAAGAAGCCAACCTGACACTTGCCGATGTGGCAAAGCGGTTGGGATCGGGCTGCGTATTTGGTGGCTTCAGTGATGCCGGTCACCTTGAGGGCATCGTTGGGCTTGCCCAGTCACAATCGCCAAAAATTCGTCATATCGCGACGATCTGGGGCATGTTCGTGCGACCAAGGGCACGAGGGGCCGGGCTGGCGGTGGCGCTGATGGAGGCAGCCATAGCGGAAGCCTTTGCCGATTGCACTTCAATCCGTCTATCGGTCGTTTCCAGAAACCAGGCCGCGCTGCGCCTTTATGAGCGGATGGGGTTTACGACATGGGCGGTGGATACCGAGGCGCTTTATGTAAACGGTGTTTACCATGATGAGGTTTTGATGCGGCGGTCGCGGTCCTAG
- a CDS encoding pseudouridine synthase, with the protein MTARVILLNKPYGVLSQFTDKGTEGSTRPTLSAYVDEKGFYPAGRLDRDSEGLLVLTDHGPLQARIAHPKYKRPKSYLVQVEGTPDAAALEALRKGVELKDGVTKPAQVNQIDAPETLWPRDPPVRFRKTVPDAWLRITIREGRNRQVRRMTAHVGLPTLRLIRASVGDWELAGLQPGAWRWSTENGR; encoded by the coding sequence ATGACCGCCCGTGTGATCCTGCTGAACAAACCCTACGGCGTGCTGTCGCAATTCACCGATAAAGGCACTGAGGGCAGCACGCGGCCCACACTCTCGGCCTATGTCGATGAAAAGGGGTTTTATCCCGCCGGGCGGCTTGATCGCGACAGCGAAGGGCTTTTGGTGCTGACGGACCACGGCCCCCTGCAAGCCCGCATCGCGCATCCCAAGTACAAGCGGCCCAAAAGCTATCTGGTACAGGTCGAAGGCACGCCCGATGCCGCGGCCCTTGAGGCACTGCGCAAGGGGGTGGAACTGAAAGACGGCGTTACGAAACCGGCCCAAGTGAACCAGATCGACGCGCCCGAGACCCTCTGGCCGCGCGACCCGCCGGTACGTTTTCGCAAGACGGTACCGGACGCTTGGCTGCGCATCACCATCCGCGAGGGGCGCAACCGGCAAGTGCGGCGCATGACGGCCCATGTCGGTCTGCCCACGTTGAGGCTGATCCGCGCCAGCGTGGGCGATTGGGAACTGGCCGGTCTGCAACCCGGCGCTTGGCGCTGGTCGACCGAGAATGGCCGCTAG
- a CDS encoding YSC84-related protein — protein sequence MSNQTYNRRFVTLGALTALGATAACGNGVGGRGGAMIDARVDATLAEMYRGYPNTRQLAEKANGMLVMPLVTEAGLGFGGAYGRGALRVNDVTVDYYSVTKASGGLQIGAQQYAHVLFFMTEPALREFRSSPGWAAGAGLEYVISDKGDSVSADTTTVMAPVLAAVFGRAGLRIGATLEGTKYTRIIP from the coding sequence ATGAGCAATCAGACATATAACCGGCGCTTTGTGACTTTGGGTGCCCTTACGGCGCTTGGCGCAACCGCGGCTTGCGGCAACGGCGTTGGCGGACGGGGCGGCGCCATGATCGACGCGCGCGTCGATGCGACCCTGGCCGAAATGTACCGCGGCTATCCCAACACCCGGCAGTTGGCCGAAAAAGCCAATGGCATGCTGGTCATGCCGCTGGTGACCGAAGCGGGCCTTGGCTTTGGCGGCGCTTACGGGCGCGGCGCGTTGCGCGTCAACGACGTGACGGTGGACTACTATTCGGTGACCAAAGCATCGGGCGGTTTGCAGATTGGCGCGCAGCAATATGCGCATGTGCTGTTCTTCATGACCGAGCCCGCGCTGCGCGAATTCCGCAGCTCGCCGGGTTGGGCGGCTGGCGCCGGTCTGGAGTATGTGATCTCCGACAAGGGCGACAGCGTGAGCGCCGACACGACCACTGTCATGGCTCCGGTTCTGGCAGCGGTCTTTGGCCGCGCGGGCCTGCGCATCGGCGCGACGCTGGAAGGCACGAAATACACGCGGATCATCCCCTAA
- the hflX gene encoding GTPase HflX, with translation MSRPAFQIDNSDGPRVTRAWVLHPDIKTDNDRRAPEPALAEAVALAEALPELQVVGSEVVPLRTVHAGMLFGKGKIDELEQRMKAAEVDLVLVDGPVTPVQQRNLEKAWGVKLLDRTGLILEIFSDRAATREGVLQVEMAALNYQRTRLVRAWTHLERQRGGLGFVGGPGETQIEADRRAIDDQLVRLRRQLEKVVKTRALHRAARAKVPFPIVALVGYTNAGKSTLFNRLTGAEVMAKDMLFATLDPTMRSLVLPDGPEIILSDTVGFISDLPTELVAAFRATLEEVLAADIICHVRDVSHTETEEQAQNVRDILASLGVPKETRSFEVWNKLDLLPEDRADAMRARAARNDDVLAISAITGEGLEAFQETIAEALQGAVREAELTLGFAEGKKRAWLFAQDVVEGERQTEDGFEITVRWSARQEAEFQQI, from the coding sequence TTGAGCCGTCCAGCATTTCAGATCGACAACAGCGATGGGCCCCGCGTAACGCGCGCTTGGGTGCTGCATCCTGATATCAAGACCGACAACGACCGGCGCGCGCCTGAGCCCGCGCTGGCCGAAGCTGTCGCCTTGGCCGAAGCGCTGCCAGAGTTGCAGGTCGTGGGCTCCGAAGTGGTGCCGTTGCGCACCGTCCATGCCGGTATGCTTTTCGGCAAGGGCAAGATCGACGAGCTTGAGCAGCGCATGAAGGCGGCGGAGGTTGACCTTGTGCTGGTCGATGGCCCCGTGACGCCCGTGCAGCAGCGCAACCTTGAGAAGGCTTGGGGCGTGAAACTGCTCGACCGCACCGGGCTGATTCTTGAGATTTTCAGCGACCGTGCGGCGACCCGCGAAGGGGTGCTGCAGGTCGAGATGGCCGCGCTGAACTATCAGCGCACGCGGCTTGTGCGCGCGTGGACCCACCTTGAGCGGCAGCGCGGCGGTTTGGGCTTTGTTGGTGGTCCGGGTGAGACACAGATCGAGGCGGACCGCCGCGCCATCGACGACCAGTTGGTGCGCCTGCGCCGCCAGTTGGAAAAGGTCGTGAAAACCCGCGCCTTGCACCGCGCCGCCCGTGCCAAAGTGCCGTTCCCGATCGTCGCGCTTGTGGGCTATACCAACGCCGGAAAATCCACGCTTTTCAACCGCCTGACCGGGGCCGAGGTCATGGCCAAAGACATGCTCTTTGCCACGCTCGACCCGACCATGCGCAGCCTTGTTCTGCCCGACGGGCCAGAGATCATTCTCAGCGACACGGTGGGGTTCATCAGCGATCTGCCGACCGAACTCGTCGCCGCCTTCCGCGCCACGCTCGAAGAGGTGCTTGCCGCCGATATCATCTGTCACGTGCGCGATGTGTCCCATACCGAGACCGAAGAGCAGGCGCAGAACGTGCGCGATATTCTCGCCTCACTCGGCGTCCCAAAAGAGACCCGCAGTTTCGAGGTTTGGAACAAGCTGGACCTGCTCCCAGAAGACCGCGCCGACGCCATGCGTGCACGGGCGGCCCGCAACGACGATGTGCTGGCAATCTCGGCCATCACCGGAGAGGGGCTTGAGGCGTTTCAGGAAACCATTGCCGAAGCGCTGCAAGGCGCGGTGCGCGAGGCCGAATTGACCCTCGGCTTTGCCGAAGGCAAGAAGCGCGCGTGGCTGTTTGCGCAGGACGTGGTCGAAGGTGAGCGTCAGACCGAAGACGGGTTTGAGATCACCGTGCGCTGGTCCGCGCGCCAAGAGGCTGAATTCCAGCAGATTTGA